In a single window of the Candidatus Beckwithbacteria bacterium genome:
- a CDS encoding PHP domain-containing protein has translation MKDFVHLHVHTEYSLLDGLSKIDELLQTAHDKKMSALAITDHGAMYGAVKFFNAAKKIGIKPIIGVEGYLTTLNMSDKSMGAQKSTYHQLLLAKNETGYKNLMKL, from the coding sequence ATGAAAGATTTTGTTCATTTACACGTTCATACCGAATATTCACTCCTCGATGGTTTAAGTAAAATTGACGAACTCCTGCAAACCGCCCACGATAAAAAAATGTCGGCGTTAGCGATTACCGATCATGGCGCCATGTACGGCGCCGTGAAATTTTTTAATGCTGCCAAAAAAATCGGGATTAAGCCGATTATCGGAGTTGAAGGCTACTTAACCACGCTCAATATGTCCGATAAATCCATGGGCGCGCAAAAATCCACCTACCATCAGTTGCTTTTGGCCAAAAACGAAACCGGCTACAAAAATTTAATGAAACTGA
- the gatB gene encoding Asp-tRNA(Asn)/Glu-tRNA(Gln) amidotransferase subunit GatB, with the protein MKNLQPTIGIEVHVELKTNSKMFCGCPADHFAKKPNTQTCPVCLGLPGALPVPNKKAIDWTILLGLAFNCQINKISKFDRKHYFYPDLPKGYQISQYDQPLCVNGYLTLDSGKKIRITRIHQEEDTAKLIHKKVNGQDVTLVDFNRSGVPLTEIVTEPDITSGKEAKEFLKKLHELVRALKISDCDMEKGSMRLEANISLTDNPKKLANYKVEVKNLNSFRFVEAAINYELNRQSSLLQEGITPTQETRGYDDLKKETYTQRVKESAQDYRYFPEPDIPPLEFTDKDIELIRRQLPKLPHEHLSDLVKKFGLNETQAKALVKDSQKLTYFHQYAAETNPTNLANLIINKKIDLTKPFSGQLKTTTQSVDQKIIDQVLKENTDAVKKYQAGKSSVLGFLVGQVMRQTYGKSAPQLIQKLLLSHLRGVPTGREPAGLAK; encoded by the coding sequence ATGAAAAATTTACAACCGACCATTGGCATCGAAGTTCACGTCGAGTTAAAGACCAACTCTAAGATGTTTTGCGGCTGTCCGGCTGATCATTTTGCCAAAAAGCCGAATACCCAGACTTGCCCGGTTTGTTTAGGTTTACCCGGCGCTTTACCTGTTCCCAATAAGAAAGCCATCGACTGGACCATTCTTTTAGGTTTAGCCTTTAATTGCCAAATTAATAAAATTTCCAAGTTTGACCGCAAACACTATTTTTATCCGGACTTACCCAAAGGTTACCAGATTTCCCAGTACGATCAGCCGCTTTGTGTCAATGGCTATCTGACTTTAGATTCCGGCAAAAAGATCCGTATTACCCGGATTCATCAGGAAGAAGACACCGCTAAATTAATTCACAAAAAAGTTAACGGCCAAGATGTGACTTTAGTTGATTTTAATCGCTCCGGCGTGCCTTTAACCGAAATTGTTACTGAGCCTGACATCACTTCAGGCAAAGAGGCTAAAGAATTTTTAAAAAAACTGCATGAGTTGGTCAGAGCCTTAAAAATCTCCGACTGCGACATGGAAAAAGGCTCCATGCGTTTGGAAGCCAATATCTCTTTAACTGACAATCCTAAAAAATTAGCTAACTACAAAGTTGAAGTTAAAAACTTAAACTCTTTTCGCTTTGTCGAAGCGGCCATTAACTATGAACTCAACCGCCAATCCTCTCTTTTACAAGAGGGGATTACTCCCACTCAGGAAACCCGCGGTTATGATGATTTAAAAAAAGAAACCTACACTCAAAGAGTTAAAGAATCCGCGCAAGATTATCGTTATTTTCCCGAGCCGGACATTCCGCCGCTGGAATTTACTGACAAGGACATCGAATTAATTCGCCGCCAATTGCCCAAACTGCCTCACGAACACCTATCTGATTTAGTGAAAAAATTTGGTTTAAACGAAACCCAAGCCAAAGCTTTGGTAAAAGACAGTCAAAAACTAACTTATTTTCATCAGTATGCGGCTGAGACCAATCCAACCAATTTAGCCAACTTGATTATTAACAAAAAAATCGATTTAACTAAGCCGTTTAGCGGTCAGTTAAAAACAACTACTCAATCAGTTGATCAGAAAATTATTGATCAGGTCTTAAAAGAAAATACCGACGCTGTTAAAAAGTATCAAGCCGGGAAAAGCAGTGTTTTAGGTTTCTTAGTCGGCCAGGTCATGCGTCAAACTTATGGTAAATCCGCTCCCCAGCTTATCCAAAAACTCCTGCTTTCCCACCTACGGGGAGTACCTACAGGGAGAGAACCTGCAGGTCTTGCCAAGTGA